Proteins encoded within one genomic window of Pedobacter africanus:
- a CDS encoding gamma carbonic anhydrase family protein produces the protein MPVILPVKDKEPKWGSDCFIAPNATIVGDVLMGNNCSVWFNAVIRGDVNSITIGNETNIQDGAVIHATYLKASTIIGSRVSIGHNAIVHGCILKDHILVGMGAIIMDYALVEEYCIIAAGAVVLENTRCESGYIYAGTPAKKIKPITEEQRALLNKLPDNYIMYSDWFR, from the coding sequence ATGCCAGTGATATTACCAGTTAAAGATAAAGAACCTAAATGGGGTAGCGATTGTTTTATTGCACCTAATGCAACAATTGTGGGTGATGTCCTGATGGGCAACAATTGTTCCGTTTGGTTTAATGCAGTGATCAGAGGGGATGTGAACAGCATTACCATTGGAAATGAGACCAATATACAGGATGGTGCGGTGATCCATGCTACCTATCTCAAAGCGTCAACCATTATAGGCAGCAGGGTGTCAATAGGCCATAATGCAATTGTGCATGGTTGTATCCTGAAAGACCATATTCTGGTTGGAATGGGCGCCATTATTATGGACTATGCCTTGGTGGAAGAGTATTGTATCATTGCTGCAGGGGCCGTAGTTCTGGAAAATACACGCTGCGAAAGTGGTTATATTTATGCAGGTACGCCTGCAAAAAAAATAAAGCCCATTACTGAGGAGCAAAGGGCTTTATTGAATAAGCTGCCAGACAATTACATCATGTATTCCGACTGGTTCAGGTAG
- the thiL gene encoding thiamine-phosphate kinase: MFENKERTAIAELGEFGLIKHLTDHFKVKHKSSIKGIGDDAAVLNFENKEVLISTDLLLEGIHFDLAYVPLMHLGYKAIQVNLSDIYAMNGIATQVTVSIGISSKFPLEAVEEIYKGIQLACDKFNIDLIGGDTSSSKQGLVISVTSIGYAEKKEVVYRNGAQEGDLICVSGDLGGAYVGLQILEREKLIFMENPNIQPDLEGKDYIIERQLKPEGRRDIVDLLAQMDILPTAMIDVSDGLASEVLHICQQSEKGATLYEEKLPIDPMTYETARELGLDPTVCALNGGEDYELLFTIKQSDYEKLKHDVDISIIGHITDKNSGCKMISKSNVVHELKAQGWNAFKS; encoded by the coding sequence ATGTTTGAAAATAAAGAACGTACAGCTATTGCTGAATTGGGGGAGTTTGGATTGATTAAACACCTGACAGACCATTTTAAGGTGAAGCATAAGAGCAGTATCAAAGGTATTGGCGATGATGCTGCAGTGTTGAATTTTGAAAACAAAGAAGTTTTGATTTCTACCGATCTGCTACTGGAAGGTATTCATTTTGACCTGGCCTATGTACCACTCATGCATTTAGGCTATAAAGCCATACAAGTGAATCTGAGCGATATTTATGCCATGAATGGCATTGCTACCCAGGTAACAGTTTCTATCGGCATATCGAGCAAATTTCCACTGGAGGCTGTCGAAGAGATTTATAAAGGGATACAGCTGGCATGTGATAAATTTAACATCGATCTGATCGGAGGAGATACTTCTTCCAGTAAGCAGGGCCTGGTCATCAGTGTGACCAGTATAGGGTATGCAGAGAAGAAAGAAGTTGTATACAGGAACGGTGCCCAGGAGGGAGACCTCATCTGTGTTTCCGGGGATCTTGGCGGAGCTTATGTGGGCTTACAGATCCTGGAAAGGGAAAAACTCATATTTATGGAAAACCCTAATATACAGCCTGATCTGGAAGGAAAAGACTATATCATTGAGCGGCAACTGAAACCTGAAGGAAGAAGGGATATTGTTGACCTGCTGGCCCAGATGGATATTTTGCCTACAGCGATGATTGACGTTTCGGATGGATTGGCTTCAGAGGTACTGCACATCTGCCAGCAATCTGAAAAAGGGGCTACTTTATATGAAGAAAAACTGCCCATTGACCCGATGACTTATGAAACTGCAAGGGAACTGGGTCTGGACCCTACTGTTTGTGCGCTAAACGGGGGTGAGGATTATGAATTGCTGTTTACCATTAAACAATCCGATTACGAGAAGCTAAAACATGATGTAGATATCAGTATTATCGGTCATATCACTGATAAAAATTCGGGATGTAAAATGATATCTAAATCCAATGTGGTGCATGAGCTTAAAGCCCAGGGATGGAATGCATTTAAATCATAG
- the nadA gene encoding quinolinate synthase NadA → MKTDTLEELNRKGFIEESIDPTLDLFEEIEKLKKEKNAIVLAHYYQEPDIQDIADYIGDSLGLSQEAAKTEADVIVFAGVHFMAETAKILSPEKKVLLPDLKAGCSLADSCPPHLFRKFKEKYPDHLVITYVNCTAELKALSDIVCTSTNAVQIVESLPKEQKIIFGPDKNLGAWVAKKTGRDLVLWNGACMVHEIFSREKITKLKERHPKAKFIAHPECEESVLKMADYIGSTTGLLKYTINNEAQEFIVATESGIIHQMEKANPGKTFIPAPPNNSCACNDCPYMKRNTLEKLYLCIKNGLPEVTVPANIIAEARKPIERMLEISANLGL, encoded by the coding sequence ATGAAAACGGATACCTTGGAGGAATTGAACAGGAAAGGTTTTATAGAGGAAAGTATTGATCCGACTCTAGACCTCTTTGAAGAAATTGAAAAATTAAAGAAAGAAAAGAATGCAATTGTACTGGCTCACTATTACCAGGAGCCTGATATACAGGATATAGCAGATTATATTGGCGACAGTTTAGGGCTTTCCCAGGAAGCTGCAAAGACAGAAGCCGACGTAATTGTATTTGCAGGTGTACATTTTATGGCTGAGACGGCGAAAATCCTTTCGCCGGAAAAGAAGGTATTGTTACCTGATTTAAAGGCTGGATGTTCATTGGCAGATAGTTGTCCTCCTCATTTGTTTAGAAAGTTTAAAGAAAAGTACCCTGACCACCTCGTAATTACCTATGTGAACTGTACGGCAGAGCTAAAGGCTTTGAGCGATATTGTGTGTACTTCTACAAATGCAGTACAGATCGTAGAAAGTTTGCCTAAAGAACAAAAGATCATATTTGGTCCTGATAAAAATTTAGGTGCCTGGGTTGCTAAAAAGACAGGAAGAGACCTGGTATTATGGAATGGGGCCTGTATGGTTCATGAAATATTTTCGAGGGAAAAGATCACCAAATTAAAGGAACGTCATCCGAAGGCGAAATTCATTGCCCACCCTGAATGCGAGGAATCGGTATTAAAAATGGCGGATTATATTGGTTCTACAACGGGATTACTTAAATATACGATCAATAATGAAGCCCAGGAGTTCATTGTAGCTACGGAAAGCGGAATTATTCACCAGATGGAAAAGGCCAATCCCGGAAAAACCTTTATTCCGGCACCACCAAACAACAGCTGCGCCTGCAATGATTGTCCGTATATGAAAAGAAATACGCTGGAGAAGCTGTATTTGTGCATTAAAAATGGCCTTCCGGAAGTTACCGTACCTGCAAATATCATTGCTGAGGCGAGGAAGCCGATTGAAAGAATGCTGGAAATTTCAGCAAATCTGGGTCTTTAA
- a CDS encoding ABC-F family ATP-binding cassette domain-containing protein, producing MSTLIAAENLGHGYHDEWLFKNLTLGIQSGQRVALVGINGAGKSTLLKLLAERFSPLEGKIVKNKSVKIGFLDQEPAFPDGYSISDFIFSLENKQQQLIREYEELIEQPDPDERQLNRLYEELSEHNAWEYEHEIKTILSRMGINHLQQKISTLSGGQKKRLALAKLLIEDPEIYVLDEPTNHLDIDTIEWLEKLLTSGNKTLLLVTHDRYFLDNVCNTIVELDRGKIYNYNGNYAYFLEKKSEREAAGESTFQKNKNLLKKELEWMRRMPAARTTKSQSRIDAFYDLESKTKQRTDNQKVTLNVKMSRQGNKILELDHIGQSFNGKDIINDFSYTFKKADRIGLAGKNGTGKSTLLNIITGHLNPEHGKVSTGETTVYGYYKQGGLAFNEKERVIDIVKSDAEYIKMADGQTISASQLLTLFLFPPKKQHGMVEKLSGGEKKRLHLMKVLMQNPNFLILDEPTNDLDIDTLNVLEEFLENFPGVLILVSHDRYLLDKMSEQLFIMEGNGKVAIYNGNYSEYRLSLDVPKEKSENKIKENLSSIAPVAPVKKLSYKEQRELEELESRIAEIEREIVSLTDSLTKIDSANYVELQATTKSIENLNSELEEKSERWLMLSEI from the coding sequence TTGAGCACACTTATTGCAGCCGAAAACCTGGGCCATGGTTATCATGACGAATGGCTATTTAAAAATTTAACCCTGGGCATACAGTCTGGCCAGCGCGTAGCGTTGGTTGGCATCAACGGGGCCGGGAAAAGTACCTTATTGAAACTCCTGGCCGAGCGGTTCTCCCCTCTTGAAGGAAAGATTGTAAAAAATAAATCAGTAAAGATCGGCTTTCTTGACCAGGAGCCAGCATTTCCTGATGGCTACTCCATTAGTGACTTTATATTTTCACTGGAGAACAAACAACAGCAGCTGATCAGGGAATATGAAGAACTGATAGAACAGCCTGATCCAGACGAGCGGCAATTGAACCGCCTGTATGAAGAATTAAGTGAGCACAATGCCTGGGAATACGAGCATGAGATAAAGACAATTTTAAGCAGAATGGGCATTAACCACCTGCAGCAAAAGATATCGACCTTATCGGGCGGGCAAAAAAAACGCCTGGCCCTTGCCAAGCTGCTGATCGAAGATCCTGAAATTTATGTATTGGATGAGCCTACCAACCACCTGGATATTGATACCATAGAATGGCTCGAGAAATTACTGACCTCCGGAAATAAAACACTGCTGCTGGTTACACACGACCGCTATTTTCTGGACAATGTATGCAATACCATTGTAGAGCTTGATCGCGGAAAGATTTACAATTACAACGGAAACTATGCTTATTTCCTGGAAAAAAAATCTGAACGGGAAGCAGCAGGCGAAAGTACATTTCAGAAAAATAAGAACCTGCTGAAAAAGGAATTGGAATGGATGCGCAGGATGCCTGCGGCACGTACCACCAAATCGCAGTCCAGAATAGATGCCTTCTATGATCTGGAGAGCAAAACTAAACAAAGAACTGACAATCAAAAAGTTACGTTAAATGTAAAGATGTCCAGACAAGGAAATAAGATTCTTGAGCTGGATCATATCGGTCAGTCTTTTAATGGCAAGGACATCATCAATGATTTCAGCTATACCTTTAAAAAAGCAGACAGGATTGGATTGGCCGGAAAAAACGGCACGGGAAAATCTACCTTATTGAACATCATTACAGGCCATTTAAATCCGGAACACGGCAAAGTAAGTACAGGAGAAACTACAGTTTACGGATATTATAAGCAAGGTGGTTTAGCTTTTAACGAAAAGGAACGTGTAATAGACATTGTGAAATCGGACGCGGAATATATAAAAATGGCGGATGGACAAACCATTTCGGCTTCGCAATTACTCACGCTTTTTCTCTTCCCTCCCAAGAAGCAGCATGGAATGGTAGAAAAATTGAGTGGTGGGGAAAAGAAAAGGTTACACCTGATGAAGGTCCTGATGCAAAATCCAAATTTTCTGATTCTGGACGAGCCGACAAATGACCTGGACATTGACACCTTAAATGTACTGGAAGAATTCCTTGAAAATTTCCCGGGAGTTTTAATTCTGGTTTCTCACGACAGGTACCTGTTGGACAAAATGAGTGAGCAACTGTTCATCATGGAAGGCAATGGAAAAGTTGCCATTTACAATGGAAATTACTCGGAGTACCGCTTGAGTTTGGATGTACCAAAAGAAAAATCAGAAAACAAAATAAAGGAAAATTTGAGCTCCATAGCTCCTGTTGCTCCTGTAAAAAAATTGAGTTATAAAGAACAAAGGGAATTAGAGGAATTGGAAAGCAGGATTGCAGAGATAGAAAGAGAAATTGTATCCCTTACAGATTCGCTGACAAAAATAGACAGCGCGAATTATGTGGAACTACAGGCAACGACTAAATCCATTGAAAATTTAAATTCAGAACTTGAAGAAAAATCGGAAAGATGGCTCATGCTTTCAGAAATATAA
- the nadB gene encoding L-aspartate oxidase, producing MRKVDFLVIGSGIAGLSFALKAAQHGKVLIVTKSNEDESNTKYAQGGVAVVIDKDDSFEKHIEDTLIAGDGLCDRQIVEIVVKEGPQRIQEIIDYGINFDKARSGDYDLAKEGGHSEHRVLHYKDVTGYEIESVLLKQIHQNKNIEILTHYFCLELITQHHLGEHVDKSTEDINCYGIYAFNTELNDVEKILANVTIMASGGAGHVYSSTTNPVIATGDGMAMVYRAKGKVRNMEFIQFHPTALYNPGEYPAFLISEAVRGFGGVLRRKNGEEFMYEYDQRGSLAPRDIVARAIDAEMKKSGEDFVYLDIRNRKKADILAHFPNIYAKCLSIGIDMTKDLIPVTPAAHYMCGGILVDEYGRSSIKHLYACGECSSTGLHGANRLASNSLLEAPVFAHRIYKDAVKVFKNNIIPDNIPDWDAKGVTQSNEDILVTHNLRETQKLMSDYVGIVRSDFRLERAMRRLFLLHEETEEFYKANKVSVKLCELRNVIQVAFMVIKAAMIRKESRGLHYTTDYPQHSTELKDTIF from the coding sequence ATGAGAAAAGTAGATTTTTTAGTAATAGGGTCTGGGATTGCCGGTTTAAGCTTTGCGTTGAAAGCCGCTCAGCATGGCAAAGTATTAATTGTGACCAAATCAAATGAAGATGAATCCAATACCAAATATGCCCAGGGTGGGGTAGCGGTAGTGATCGACAAAGATGATTCATTTGAGAAACACATAGAAGATACGCTTATAGCCGGTGATGGATTGTGTGACAGGCAGATAGTAGAGATTGTGGTGAAGGAAGGCCCCCAGCGTATCCAGGAAATTATCGATTATGGAATTAATTTTGACAAGGCAAGGAGCGGTGATTATGATCTGGCAAAAGAAGGTGGGCACTCAGAACACCGTGTTTTACATTATAAAGACGTTACCGGATACGAAATTGAAAGCGTTTTACTGAAGCAGATTCACCAGAATAAGAACATAGAGATATTAACACATTACTTCTGTCTCGAGCTGATTACGCAGCATCATTTGGGGGAGCATGTGGATAAGAGTACTGAAGATATCAACTGTTATGGCATATATGCCTTTAATACAGAGCTTAATGATGTGGAAAAGATCCTCGCAAATGTGACTATTATGGCTTCAGGTGGTGCAGGGCATGTGTATTCGAGTACCACCAATCCGGTAATTGCCACCGGGGATGGAATGGCAATGGTGTACCGGGCCAAGGGAAAAGTGAGGAATATGGAATTTATTCAGTTCCATCCAACAGCTTTATACAATCCCGGAGAGTACCCGGCTTTTTTAATTTCGGAGGCTGTACGTGGTTTTGGAGGGGTATTAAGGAGAAAAAATGGTGAAGAATTCATGTACGAATATGACCAGAGGGGTTCATTGGCGCCACGGGATATTGTAGCCAGGGCTATAGATGCTGAAATGAAAAAATCCGGTGAGGATTTTGTGTATCTGGACATTAGAAATAGAAAAAAAGCAGATATTCTCGCGCATTTTCCTAATATCTATGCCAAATGCCTGTCCATCGGTATAGACATGACCAAAGATCTTATTCCGGTTACCCCCGCGGCACATTATATGTGTGGCGGTATTCTGGTAGACGAGTATGGAAGGTCTTCCATTAAGCACCTGTACGCCTGCGGGGAATGTTCTTCAACCGGTTTGCATGGGGCCAATAGGCTGGCATCCAATTCTTTATTGGAGGCGCCTGTATTTGCACACCGCATTTATAAAGATGCAGTCAAAGTCTTTAAAAATAACATTATACCAGATAACATTCCCGATTGGGATGCAAAAGGAGTTACCCAATCTAATGAAGACATATTGGTAACGCATAATTTAAGAGAAACACAAAAATTGATGAGCGATTATGTAGGTATAGTGCGTTCCGATTTCCGACTGGAACGGGCAATGAGAAGACTGTTTTTATTGCATGAAGAGACGGAAGAATTTTATAAGGCAAATAAGGTTTCCGTTAAGTTATGTGAGCTCAGGAATGTCATACAGGTAGCTTTTATGGTCATAAAAGCCGCTATGATCAGAAAAGAGAGCAGGGGCCTGCACTATACGACAGACTATCCCCAACATTCAACAGAATTAAAAGACACAATTTTTTAG
- a CDS encoding Ig-like domain-containing protein: MLFYSCASIQQPQGGPKDTEPPKVLKMTPKNLMVNFTAPKIVIEFDEYFKLQSEFKEFSVSPEMETPPTLKAKGKKLEITIQDTLEKNTTYTLNFGKAIVDVNEGNVVKNFTYVFSTGPQLDSLSIKGKVTNSVTGLPELDALVFIFPLNRDTLFGKKKPSIFTTTDSSGNYALNNLRKDTYKIYAIKEKGGDKIYQQVSDDVGFLKDSIVLDKALDNINLQLFKERAETFRVLDKRINADGSISLAFNQKLKKPEVTVTDPPTLDAAKLIKFSRNNDSLRVWLKDMSFDSTKIAIKDQGKLLQTTNLTRGKKETYTRTLTATDNIENKALNPNQHLRLTFNFPLESTDISKISLLEDSVARTGFTLVKDSADLLSYYLRYPWKAKKTYEVKFAAGAVTAIFNTKNKEFIKTFQLGNKDDYGTLIVKIVTPEPNKSYILEVIDGNKNVANTLVVQRDTTVRFSNYKAGKYWLRITYDTNKNGVWDTGNVKLGQQPERIWNEPKELSIRALWERNEVVTIPKE, encoded by the coding sequence ATGCTCTTTTATTCCTGTGCAAGTATTCAACAGCCACAAGGAGGACCAAAAGATACCGAGCCGCCTAAAGTTTTAAAGATGACCCCAAAAAATCTGATGGTCAACTTTACGGCGCCAAAAATCGTCATCGAATTCGACGAGTATTTTAAACTGCAGAGCGAGTTTAAAGAGTTTTCCGTTTCACCCGAAATGGAGACCCCTCCTACTTTGAAAGCAAAAGGCAAAAAGCTGGAAATCACTATTCAGGATACACTGGAAAAGAACACCACTTATACACTTAATTTTGGCAAGGCCATAGTAGACGTAAATGAAGGTAATGTGGTCAAGAATTTTACCTATGTATTTTCAACCGGCCCACAACTGGACTCACTAAGTATCAAAGGAAAAGTGACCAATTCTGTTACCGGATTACCTGAACTGGATGCATTGGTATTTATATTTCCGCTAAACCGGGATACCTTGTTTGGAAAGAAAAAACCTTCCATTTTTACTACTACAGATAGCAGCGGTAATTATGCCTTGAATAATTTAAGAAAAGATACTTATAAAATTTATGCAATTAAGGAAAAAGGCGGTGATAAAATTTACCAGCAGGTTAGCGATGATGTGGGCTTTTTAAAAGATTCCATTGTATTGGATAAAGCCCTGGACAACATTAACCTGCAGCTTTTTAAAGAGCGTGCAGAAACCTTCAGGGTACTGGACAAACGCATCAATGCAGATGGAAGCATTTCTTTGGCCTTTAACCAGAAGCTCAAAAAGCCGGAAGTTACAGTAACAGATCCCCCCACCCTGGATGCGGCAAAACTGATTAAATTTAGCCGCAATAATGACTCATTGCGGGTCTGGCTTAAGGATATGAGTTTTGACTCCACAAAAATAGCCATTAAAGACCAGGGTAAATTGCTCCAGACTACAAACCTGACCAGGGGTAAAAAAGAGACCTATACCAGAACCCTTACGGCAACCGACAATATTGAAAACAAAGCGCTTAACCCAAATCAGCACCTTAGACTGACTTTCAATTTTCCGCTGGAAAGCACAGATATAAGTAAAATAAGCCTGCTGGAAGATTCTGTTGCACGCACTGGCTTTACGTTGGTAAAAGATAGCGCTGACCTGCTCTCTTATTATTTGCGTTATCCCTGGAAAGCAAAAAAGACCTATGAGGTAAAGTTTGCAGCGGGCGCTGTAACAGCTATATTCAATACAAAAAACAAAGAATTCATCAAGACTTTCCAACTGGGCAATAAAGACGATTATGGTACGCTGATTGTTAAAATTGTAACCCCTGAACCCAATAAAAGCTATATACTTGAAGTCATAGACGGCAATAAAAATGTAGCCAATACACTGGTCGTGCAACGGGATACTACAGTAAGGTTTTCGAATTACAAAGCAGGAAAATACTGGTTGCGCATCACCTATGATACCAATAAAAATGGGGTTTGGGACACCGGAAATGTAAAGCTGGGCCAGCAACCTGAGCGCATATGGAATGAACCCAAAGAACTTTCTATAAGGGCATTATGGGAGCGGAACGAAGTGGTAACTATTCCTAAAGAATAG
- the mnmG gene encoding tRNA uridine-5-carboxymethylaminomethyl(34) synthesis enzyme MnmG: MFKEYDVIVVGGGHAGCEAAAAAANLGSSVLLITMNMETIAQMSCNPAMGGVAKGQIVREIDAMGGYSGIISDKTTLQFRMLNLSKGPAMWSPRTQNDRKRFAEEWRLALERTPNVDFWQDMVNSLIIKNNTVIGVKTSIGVEIKAKSVVLTNGTFLNGLIHIGEKKFGGGRTGEKAATGLTEQLTVMGFEAGRMKTGTPPRVDGRSLNYSVMEEQWGDENPGRFSYTNVELPEAQRCCWITYTNANVHETLKEGFEKSPMFTGRIKGLGPRYCPSIEDKINRFAERERHQIFVEPEGWNTCEIYVNGFSTSLPEDVQYRALTQIPGFENARMFRPGYAIEYDYFPPTQLSLTLETKLISNLFFAGQINGTTGYEEAASQGFIAGINAHQKVNDQHELIMKRSESYIGVLIDDLVTKGTEEPYRMFTSRAEHRLLLRQDNADIRLSPIAHKLGLISDERLETVNQKIQNSDAIVAFSKKQGIDMGSANAMLKELGTSPLNQNVKLFSLLSRPQVGINDVRKMSSALDELLSQFDKETIEQAEIKIKYESYFEKEQEIVNKMQKMEDKDINPDFDYTQLVSLSKEAREKLLKIKPRTLGQASRISGVSPSDISVLMVHISR; encoded by the coding sequence ATGTTTAAAGAATATGATGTAATTGTAGTGGGTGGAGGACATGCCGGATGCGAAGCTGCTGCTGCTGCTGCAAACCTGGGTTCTTCTGTACTGCTCATTACCATGAACATGGAAACCATTGCCCAAATGAGTTGCAATCCGGCCATGGGAGGAGTAGCGAAAGGACAGATCGTTAGAGAAATTGATGCTATGGGGGGCTATTCCGGCATCATTAGCGATAAAACAACCCTGCAATTCCGTATGCTGAACCTTTCAAAAGGTCCGGCAATGTGGAGTCCAAGAACGCAGAACGACAGAAAAAGATTTGCTGAAGAATGGAGACTTGCACTGGAGCGGACGCCGAATGTAGATTTCTGGCAGGATATGGTAAACAGTCTGATCATCAAAAACAATACCGTTATTGGCGTAAAAACTTCTATAGGTGTAGAGATCAAAGCCAAGTCTGTAGTGCTTACGAATGGAACATTTTTAAATGGTCTGATCCATATTGGTGAGAAAAAATTCGGAGGGGGAAGAACAGGTGAAAAGGCTGCCACCGGTTTAACTGAGCAGCTAACTGTTATGGGATTTGAAGCCGGCAGAATGAAGACAGGTACCCCACCCCGGGTGGATGGCCGGTCGCTAAATTATAGTGTCATGGAAGAACAATGGGGCGATGAAAACCCAGGCCGCTTTTCTTATACCAATGTTGAACTTCCGGAAGCGCAACGCTGCTGCTGGATTACTTATACGAATGCGAATGTACACGAGACCCTGAAAGAAGGATTCGAAAAATCGCCTATGTTTACAGGCAGAATCAAAGGCCTTGGTCCGAGGTATTGTCCGTCTATTGAAGACAAGATCAACCGCTTTGCGGAGCGCGAGCGCCATCAGATCTTTGTAGAACCAGAGGGCTGGAACACTTGCGAAATTTACGTAAATGGCTTCTCTACTTCCCTGCCAGAGGATGTTCAATATAGGGCCCTTACCCAGATCCCCGGGTTTGAAAATGCCAGAATGTTCCGCCCAGGATACGCCATTGAATACGATTATTTTCCTCCTACCCAGCTTTCACTGACCCTGGAAACCAAACTGATCAGCAATTTGTTCTTCGCAGGACAGATTAATGGCACAACAGGATACGAAGAAGCTGCTAGTCAGGGTTTTATAGCCGGAATAAATGCCCATCAGAAGGTAAATGACCAGCATGAACTCATCATGAAGCGATCTGAATCCTATATTGGGGTATTGATTGATGACCTGGTGACAAAAGGCACTGAAGAACCTTATCGGATGTTCACCTCCAGAGCTGAGCATCGTTTGCTGCTGCGCCAGGACAATGCAGATATCAGACTCTCCCCTATTGCCCATAAACTAGGGCTGATCTCCGATGAGCGCCTGGAAACCGTAAACCAGAAAATACAAAATTCTGATGCCATTGTTGCCTTTTCTAAAAAGCAGGGAATAGACATGGGCAGCGCTAATGCCATGCTCAAGGAATTAGGCACCAGCCCGCTGAACCAGAATGTAAAACTATTTAGCTTGCTCAGTAGACCTCAGGTAGGTATAAACGACGTCAGAAAAATGAGCTCCGCACTGGACGAACTGCTCAGTCAGTTTGATAAGGAAACCATTGAGCAGGCGGAAATCAAAATTAAATACGAAAGCTATTTTGAAAAGGAGCAGGAAATCGTAAACAAAATGCAGAAGATGGAAGATAAAGACATCAATCCAGATTTCGATTATACACAACTTGTTTCCCTTTCAAAAGAAGCAAGGGAAAAGTTATTGAAAATAAAACCGCGTACTTTAGGGCAGGCTTCCCGAATTTCAGGTGTTTCTCCTTCAGATATATCCGTTTTAATGGTCCATATCAGCAGGTGA
- the ybeY gene encoding rRNA maturation RNase YbeY: MSKAKIHFFTEDITYTLKKKTAIKDWLKHAVTAEGYVLEELNFIFCSDEYLLRINQEYLQHDDYTDVITFDNSEQPKTIAGDVFISIERIRENAKGLKVSAHDELCRVIIHGTLHLLGYKDKDKAAKRQMTAREDHYLSLLQNP; encoded by the coding sequence ATGAGCAAAGCAAAAATCCATTTTTTTACAGAGGACATTACCTACACCTTAAAAAAGAAAACTGCCATTAAGGACTGGCTGAAACACGCTGTTACCGCGGAAGGTTATGTTTTGGAGGAACTGAACTTTATTTTTTGCTCAGACGAATACCTGCTGCGCATCAACCAGGAATACCTGCAGCACGACGATTATACCGATGTCATTACTTTCGACAATTCAGAACAGCCAAAAACAATTGCAGGTGATGTTTTTATCAGCATAGAGCGGATCAGGGAAAATGCGAAAGGCCTGAAAGTTTCCGCACATGATGAATTGTGCAGGGTAATCATTCACGGAACATTGCATTTACTGGGCTATAAAGATAAGGATAAAGCTGCAAAGCGGCAGATGACTGCGCGTGAAGATCATTACCTCTCCCTGCTGCAAAATCCCTGA